A region from the Sandaracinus amylolyticus genome encodes:
- a CDS encoding DUF2403 domain-containing lipoprotein — protein MSDRRTSILVIAIIALGCANERPADELDGGLAPDAATRDARVVDVDAAPPPALDGGLGPPDLPVLDPPSHGGTITFQQIGATGWYPSVRDPEVGPCDAYDASGCCMARHEVTSDRLTPWNEDLVLTLRGPMNVAQLAVYQPSGDGWSLVSAWDRRAASSPRGLSFRGNDTESEGFDGAIGTECLVDLATDVPFPCGPGSEPFCSGEGRHHGWAGSKLFVLLARMPHVGDPEAGTPCSEGPGGNWYDAPWIGLSLGELARAGAFSSCQCYARNPAEWWLGDGCGQFNVFEVVNDNNEYRNLDVFSTNFFGYGGYVGEGPCGARCDVSRLGPEVDLIDKTTIAEAAAGAVASPERGPGAAFRRPSAGYRYFVVLLDEASRTVQLAIVHPSQIPAAASPLLPALPAEIDGDVVRGLLDLRLPR, from the coding sequence ATGTCCGACCGACGGACCTCGATCCTCGTGATCGCGATCATCGCGCTGGGCTGCGCGAACGAGCGCCCGGCAGACGAGCTCGACGGCGGCCTCGCGCCCGACGCCGCGACCCGCGACGCACGCGTGGTGGACGTCGACGCGGCACCCCCGCCCGCGCTCGACGGCGGCCTCGGCCCGCCGGATCTCCCGGTGCTCGATCCGCCCTCGCACGGCGGCACGATCACGTTCCAGCAGATCGGCGCGACCGGCTGGTACCCGAGCGTGCGCGATCCCGAGGTCGGCCCGTGCGACGCGTACGACGCGAGCGGCTGCTGCATGGCGCGCCACGAGGTCACGAGCGATCGGCTCACCCCGTGGAACGAAGATCTCGTGCTCACGCTGCGCGGCCCGATGAACGTCGCACAGCTCGCGGTGTACCAGCCGAGCGGCGACGGTTGGTCGCTGGTCTCGGCGTGGGATCGGCGCGCCGCGTCGAGCCCGCGCGGCCTCTCGTTCCGCGGCAACGACACCGAGTCGGAGGGCTTCGACGGCGCGATCGGCACCGAGTGCCTCGTCGATCTCGCGACCGACGTCCCGTTCCCGTGCGGGCCCGGCAGCGAGCCCTTCTGCAGCGGCGAAGGACGCCACCACGGCTGGGCCGGCTCGAAGCTCTTCGTCCTGCTCGCGCGCATGCCGCACGTCGGTGATCCCGAGGCCGGCACGCCGTGCTCCGAGGGCCCGGGCGGCAACTGGTACGACGCGCCGTGGATCGGCCTGAGCCTCGGCGAGCTCGCGCGCGCCGGCGCGTTCTCGAGCTGCCAGTGCTACGCGCGCAACCCCGCGGAGTGGTGGCTCGGCGACGGCTGCGGGCAGTTCAACGTGTTCGAGGTCGTCAACGACAACAACGAGTATCGGAACCTCGACGTCTTCAGCACGAACTTCTTCGGCTACGGCGGCTACGTCGGCGAAGGACCGTGCGGCGCGCGCTGCGACGTGTCGCGGCTCGGGCCCGAGGTCGATCTGATCGACAAGACGACGATCGCCGAAGCCGCGGCGGGCGCGGTCGCGAGCCCGGAGCGCGGCCCCGGCGCGGCCTTCCGCCGGCCGTCCGCGGGCTATCGCTACTTCGTCGTGCTGCTCGACGAAGCGTCGCGCACCGTGCAGCTCGCGATCGTCCACCCGTCGCAGATCCCCGCCGCCGCGAGCCCGCTGCTGCCCGCGCTCCCCGCCGAGATCGACGGCGACGTGGTGCGCGGCCTCCTCGACCTACGGCTGCCGCGATGA
- a CDS encoding thaumatin family protein translates to MRRFAIAGTLICVLGCSSPPSGSEDAGTRPPDDARPSETDARPSETDAAPIDTDCAIDGDGRTTLVFLNNCSRMLEMRGSDIESASIAPGATACRDIGSADEELSAKRYWGFLGDDPGPERHTLAEFTFNTDFHDFDWYNISHVDAHNLTMRITPRARPDCDTLLCDDPALLAECPDVGRYEDASGELVSCVSPSRDDPESEVALHFESCEDGYAWSGDDQRGEDRSPVRACAGEDWEIVFCP, encoded by the coding sequence ATGAGGAGATTCGCGATCGCCGGCACGCTGATCTGCGTGCTCGGATGCAGCAGTCCGCCGTCGGGCTCGGAGGATGCCGGCACGCGCCCGCCGGACGATGCGCGCCCGAGCGAGACCGACGCGCGGCCGAGCGAGACCGACGCCGCACCGATCGACACCGACTGCGCGATCGACGGCGACGGACGCACCACGCTCGTGTTCTTGAACAACTGCTCAAGAATGTTGGAGATGCGCGGGAGCGACATCGAGAGCGCGTCGATCGCGCCCGGCGCGACGGCGTGCCGCGACATCGGGAGCGCCGACGAAGAGCTCTCCGCGAAGCGCTACTGGGGCTTCCTCGGCGACGATCCGGGCCCGGAGCGCCACACGCTCGCGGAGTTCACGTTCAACACCGACTTCCACGACTTCGACTGGTACAACATCAGCCACGTCGACGCGCACAACCTCACGATGCGCATCACGCCGCGCGCGCGGCCCGACTGCGACACGTTGCTCTGCGACGATCCCGCGCTGCTCGCGGAGTGCCCCGACGTCGGGCGGTACGAGGACGCGTCGGGCGAGCTCGTCTCGTGCGTCAGCCCGAGCCGCGACGACCCGGAGAGCGAGGTCGCGCTCCACTTCGAGTCGTGCGAGGACGGCTACGCGTGGTCGGGCGACGATCAGCGCGGCGAGGACCGCAGCCCGGTGCGCGCCTGCGCCGGCGAGGACTGGGAGATCGTCTTCTGCCCGTGA
- a CDS encoding cupredoxin domain-containing protein, which produces MATLAIACALAACGDDGAAPADASVAIDAASVDASHAHGHDAGTGDAATDVDASSDASTGDAGPVIHGCSRGVAMDLTDRESVEIRFSDESQAYSPACIAVAEGTTVTFLGDFSAHPLRAGRVIAGTPTPDAEGTTPLPTTTHAGGSSASFVMSPAGAYGYYCVPHATIGMVGTIFVE; this is translated from the coding sequence GTGGCCACGCTCGCGATCGCGTGCGCGCTCGCAGCGTGCGGAGACGACGGCGCCGCGCCCGCGGACGCGAGCGTCGCGATCGACGCGGCGAGCGTCGATGCCAGCCACGCGCACGGGCACGACGCGGGGACCGGCGACGCTGCGACCGACGTGGATGCGTCGAGCGACGCCAGCACCGGCGACGCCGGTCCCGTGATCCATGGCTGCTCGCGCGGCGTGGCGATGGACCTCACCGACCGCGAGAGCGTCGAGATCCGCTTCAGCGACGAGTCGCAGGCGTACTCGCCGGCGTGCATCGCCGTCGCGGAGGGCACGACCGTCACGTTCCTCGGCGACTTCTCGGCGCATCCGCTGCGGGCCGGTCGGGTGATCGCGGGGACGCCGACGCCCGACGCGGAGGGCACGACACCGCTGCCCACGACGACGCACGCCGGCGGGAGCAGCGCGAGCTTCGTGATGAGCCCCGCGGGCGCGTACGGCTACTACTGCGTGCCCCACGCGACGATCGGGATGGTCGGCACGATCTTCGTCGAGTGA
- a CDS encoding glycoside hydrolase family protein has protein sequence MSARWLWALLVVGCACESTPSDDVRDDASTPPVVRGCKRGVAYGHHSIADFAALGPAISWWYNWHHLPDDALRDGSYRAQGVEYVPMVWGRDFDADTHVREIPEGATTLLGFNEPNFASQANLSAADAAALWPEVERIADERGLLLVSPAVNYCGGDCQDTDPFRYLEEFFAACPDCRVDRIAIHVYVGCRPEGDDQARWLIDHVRRYEERFTQPIWLTEFACTDAANVDEQIAFLEDAVAFLESDPRIERYAWFSGRFEGIDHVDLLGADGELTALGRAYVEAPASPDCER, from the coding sequence ATGAGCGCGCGCTGGCTCTGGGCGCTCCTGGTCGTCGGCTGCGCGTGCGAGAGCACGCCGAGCGACGACGTCCGCGACGACGCGAGCACGCCGCCGGTGGTGCGCGGATGCAAACGCGGCGTCGCGTACGGGCATCACTCGATCGCCGACTTCGCCGCGCTCGGGCCGGCGATCTCGTGGTGGTACAACTGGCACCACCTGCCCGACGACGCGCTGCGCGACGGCAGCTATCGCGCGCAGGGCGTCGAGTACGTGCCGATGGTGTGGGGCCGCGACTTCGACGCCGACACGCACGTCCGCGAGATCCCCGAGGGCGCGACGACGCTGCTCGGCTTCAACGAGCCGAACTTCGCATCGCAGGCGAACCTGTCCGCGGCGGACGCCGCGGCGCTGTGGCCCGAGGTCGAGCGCATCGCGGACGAGCGCGGCCTGCTGCTCGTCTCCCCCGCGGTGAACTACTGCGGCGGCGACTGCCAGGACACCGATCCGTTCCGTTACCTCGAGGAGTTCTTCGCTGCGTGCCCCGACTGCCGCGTCGATCGCATCGCGATCCACGTCTACGTCGGCTGCCGTCCCGAGGGCGACGATCAGGCGCGCTGGCTGATCGATCACGTGCGGCGCTACGAAGAGCGCTTCACGCAGCCGATCTGGCTCACGGAATTCGCGTGCACCGATGCCGCGAACGTCGACGAGCAGATCGCGTTCCTCGAGGACGCGGTCGCGTTCCTCGAGAGCGATCCGCGCATCGAGCGCTATGCGTGGTTCTCGGGGCGCTTCGAGGGGATCGACCACGTCGATCTGCTCGGCGCCGACGGCGAGCTGACCGCGCTGGGACGCGCCTACGTCGAGGCGCCCGCCTCGCCCGACTGCGAGCGATGA
- a CDS encoding ABC-F family ATP-binding cassette domain-containing protein, giving the protein MIRLDSVSKQHGGQILFLDASMSVFKGEKVGLVGPNGAGKSTIFRMIVKDEAPDSGGVVIEKNVTIGHFSQDVGEMSGRSVLEETMAGAGEVSKVAHELHELEAAMADPARADDLDKIVERFGEVQARFDELDGYGLESRAQEILAGLGFAPEVIANDVGKLSGGWKMRVALARILLMKPSALLLDEPTNHLDIESILWLERFLRDFEGALIMTSHDREFMNRLVTKIVEIDGGELTTYSGNYDFYEQQRAIAAQQQEAQFARQQAMLAKEEAFIARFKARASHAAQVQSRVKKLEKIEKIEPPKRRRVIEFDFPKPPRSGDDVVKLEHVEKGYGSKRIYRDFDFLIRRRERWCVMGINGAGKSTLLKLIVGESTPDAGAVTMGASVKLGYFAQHAMEVLDPDRTVIDSLQDAHPRASLGSLRTCAGAFGFSGDDVEKKCRVLSGGEKARLVLAKMLYEPPNFLVLDEPTNHLDLATKEMLTKSLADFEGTMIFVSHDRSFLRSLSNRVLEVGHENGPRVYGGGYVEYVSQTGYEAPGVR; this is encoded by the coding sequence GTGATTCGTCTCGATTCGGTCAGCAAGCAGCACGGCGGCCAGATCCTCTTCCTCGACGCCTCGATGAGCGTCTTCAAGGGCGAGAAGGTCGGCCTCGTCGGGCCCAACGGCGCAGGAAAGTCGACGATCTTCCGGATGATCGTGAAGGACGAGGCGCCCGACTCGGGCGGCGTCGTCATCGAGAAGAACGTCACGATCGGGCACTTCTCCCAGGACGTCGGCGAGATGTCGGGGCGCAGCGTGCTCGAGGAGACGATGGCGGGCGCGGGCGAGGTCTCGAAGGTCGCGCACGAGCTCCACGAGCTCGAGGCCGCGATGGCCGATCCCGCGCGCGCCGACGACCTCGACAAGATCGTCGAGCGCTTCGGCGAGGTGCAGGCGCGCTTCGACGAGCTCGACGGCTACGGGCTCGAGTCGCGCGCCCAGGAGATCCTCGCGGGCCTCGGCTTCGCGCCCGAGGTGATCGCGAACGACGTCGGCAAGCTCTCCGGCGGTTGGAAGATGCGCGTCGCGCTCGCGCGCATCCTGCTGATGAAGCCCAGCGCGCTGCTCCTCGACGAGCCCACGAACCACCTCGACATCGAGTCGATCCTCTGGCTCGAGCGCTTCCTGCGCGACTTCGAGGGCGCGCTGATCATGACCTCGCACGATCGCGAGTTCATGAACCGCCTCGTCACGAAGATCGTCGAGATCGACGGCGGCGAGCTCACGACGTACTCGGGCAACTACGACTTCTACGAGCAGCAGCGCGCGATCGCGGCGCAGCAGCAGGAAGCGCAGTTCGCGCGCCAGCAGGCGATGCTCGCGAAGGAAGAGGCGTTCATCGCGCGCTTCAAGGCGCGCGCCTCGCACGCGGCGCAGGTCCAGTCGCGCGTGAAGAAGCTCGAGAAGATCGAGAAGATCGAGCCCCCCAAGCGCCGTCGCGTGATCGAGTTCGACTTCCCCAAGCCGCCGCGCTCGGGCGACGACGTGGTGAAGCTCGAGCACGTCGAGAAGGGCTACGGATCGAAGCGCATCTATCGCGACTTCGACTTCCTGATCCGCCGGCGCGAGCGGTGGTGCGTGATGGGCATCAACGGCGCGGGCAAGAGCACGCTGCTCAAGCTGATCGTCGGCGAGTCCACGCCCGACGCGGGCGCGGTCACGATGGGCGCGAGCGTGAAGCTCGGGTACTTCGCGCAGCACGCGATGGAGGTGCTCGACCCCGATCGCACCGTGATCGACTCGCTGCAGGACGCGCATCCGCGCGCGTCGCTCGGCTCGCTGCGCACCTGCGCGGGCGCGTTCGGGTTCTCGGGCGACGACGTCGAGAAGAAGTGCCGCGTGCTCTCGGGCGGCGAGAAGGCGCGTCTCGTGCTCGCGAAGATGCTCTACGAGCCGCCGAATTTCCTCGTGCTCGACGAGCCGACGAACCACCTCGATCTCGCGACGAAGGAGATGCTCACGAAGTCGCTCGCGGACTTCGAGGGCACGATGATCTTCGTTTCGCACGATCGCTCGTTCCTGCGCTCGCTCTCGAACCGCGTGCTCGAGGTCGGCCACGAGAACGGACCGCGCGTGTACGGCGGCGGGTACGTCGAGTACGTCTCGCAGACCGGCTACGAAGCGCCCGGCGTCCGATGA
- a CDS encoding Uma2 family endonuclease yields the protein MEARDLRRMTVEEYIALDRGSDERWEYVNGEAFAMAGGSPQHVAVVGNVYFALRTALRGKPCVAFGEGLKISTPRTRAYHYPDAIVVCGALRHDERDDRAIVNPTLIVEVLSPSTADYDRGGKLVHYRSIDSFTDYLLVSIEDRTVEHHHRIEPGKWLVTTGVREGVVDLESVGATLVVAELWTDLDRLR from the coding sequence ATGGAAGCCCGCGACCTGCGCCGGATGACGGTCGAGGAGTACATCGCGCTCGATCGCGGGAGCGACGAGCGCTGGGAGTACGTGAACGGCGAGGCGTTCGCGATGGCGGGCGGGAGCCCTCAGCACGTCGCGGTCGTCGGGAACGTGTACTTCGCGCTCAGGACCGCACTCCGTGGGAAGCCCTGCGTCGCGTTCGGTGAAGGCCTGAAGATCTCGACGCCGCGCACGCGGGCATATCACTACCCCGATGCGATCGTCGTATGTGGCGCGCTGCGCCACGACGAGCGGGACGACCGTGCGATCGTGAACCCCACGCTGATCGTCGAGGTGCTCTCGCCCTCGACCGCCGACTACGACCGCGGCGGGAAGCTCGTCCACTACCGCTCGATCGACTCGTTCACCGACTACCTGCTCGTCTCGATCGAGGATCGCACGGTCGAGCACCACCACCGCATCGAGCCCGGCAAGTGGCTGGTCACGACGGGCGTGCGCGAGGGTGTGGTCGACCTCGAGTCGGTCGGAGCCACGCTCGTCGTCGCCGAGCTCTGGACCGATCTCGATCGTCTGCGCTGA
- a CDS encoding MSMEG_6728 family protein, with protein sequence MQTFLPYASFEESARCLDSLRLGKQRVEVLQILRASMLEDYGWQTHPVVCMWRGHEDALIAYGLAISDEWIRRGHRDTCLAQIAEFSTHRRPPTERELIERGAMPPWLGDEALHRSHRSALLRKHRDHYAPFFERDLPDDLPYVWPVPCAAPDTAREPIAAWVLRAETRAMLGRFVRDGVVALPDADAHSGTKSARMTRAFVEDAKIGDVILVPDEARLLVGEITSDARHERRRRRPHVRDVRWLGELDRRALRRPVRLQDPSLFFALRGEDDPRLAMTASASSARV encoded by the coding sequence ATGCAGACGTTCTTGCCGTACGCGTCCTTCGAGGAGAGCGCGCGCTGTCTCGACTCGCTGCGGCTCGGCAAGCAGCGCGTCGAGGTGCTGCAGATCCTCCGCGCGTCGATGCTCGAGGACTACGGCTGGCAGACGCATCCCGTGGTCTGCATGTGGCGCGGCCACGAGGACGCGCTGATCGCGTACGGGCTCGCGATCTCCGACGAGTGGATCCGGCGCGGACATCGCGACACGTGCCTCGCGCAGATCGCGGAGTTCTCGACGCATCGACGACCTCCCACCGAGCGCGAGCTGATCGAGCGCGGAGCGATGCCGCCGTGGCTCGGCGACGAGGCGCTGCATCGCTCGCATCGGTCCGCGCTGCTGCGCAAGCACCGCGATCACTACGCGCCCTTCTTCGAGCGCGATCTGCCCGACGATCTGCCGTACGTCTGGCCCGTGCCGTGCGCGGCGCCGGACACGGCGCGCGAGCCGATCGCGGCATGGGTCCTCCGCGCCGAGACGCGCGCGATGCTCGGACGCTTCGTGCGCGACGGCGTGGTCGCGCTGCCCGACGCGGACGCACACAGCGGGACCAAGAGCGCGCGGATGACGCGCGCGTTCGTCGAGGACGCGAAGATCGGCGACGTGATCCTGGTGCCCGACGAGGCGCGCCTGCTCGTGGGCGAGATCACCAGCGACGCGCGCCACGAGCGACGGCGGAGGCGCCCGCACGTGCGCGACGTGCGGTGGCTCGGGGAGCTCGACCGCCGCGCGCTCCGCCGCCCGGTGCGCCTCCAGGATCCGAGCCTCTTCTTCGCGCTGCGTGGCGAGGACGATCCCCGTCTCGCGATGACGGCGAGCGCGTCGTCGGCGCGCGTGTGA
- a CDS encoding class I SAM-dependent methyltransferase, translating into MIERDRAARRRAIRNGHGVMDVLTNLSEATEYSMPRLQAIIAAWVMSAPMEPRGKVARGDGHVDESEYRKQSIYSLLYSLYRSLGSVENEHGERYQFTFNTWGYAWPEAWGPPPAHQHDPQRFGRNAYSGLFHFDAVQQLARERGGRLHVVELGCGTGAGADHVCTSVLPKCTYEAIDMQLAGVSTCRAQFAPKHRGRLVATHADATRAPIDDEVADVVAVCETHVTDQGEVMTEEDRKFFRSARRILKRGGFLAWGNSIPEQAWASSFEFLASIGMEVVAVDDVTDEAVLARDLDDPRIQAYVAHALARFPAFRIPVYGPQRRVEAELAMRNLCRAPGTRLYDDLATRRDPYRVILARRT; encoded by the coding sequence ATGATCGAGCGTGATCGCGCGGCGCGTCGCCGGGCGATCCGCAACGGACACGGTGTCATGGACGTGCTCACGAACCTGAGCGAGGCGACCGAGTACTCGATGCCGCGGCTCCAGGCGATCATCGCGGCGTGGGTAATGAGCGCGCCGATGGAGCCGCGCGGGAAGGTCGCGCGCGGCGACGGGCACGTCGACGAGAGCGAGTACCGGAAGCAATCGATCTATTCGTTGCTCTATTCGCTGTATCGCAGCCTGGGCTCGGTCGAGAACGAGCACGGTGAGCGCTATCAGTTCACGTTCAACACGTGGGGCTACGCGTGGCCCGAGGCATGGGGACCGCCGCCCGCGCACCAGCACGATCCGCAGCGCTTCGGCCGCAACGCGTACTCGGGCCTGTTCCACTTCGACGCGGTCCAGCAGCTCGCGCGCGAGCGCGGCGGACGCCTGCACGTCGTCGAGCTCGGCTGCGGCACCGGCGCGGGCGCCGATCACGTGTGCACGAGCGTCCTCCCGAAGTGCACCTACGAGGCGATCGACATGCAGCTCGCGGGCGTGAGCACGTGCCGCGCGCAGTTCGCGCCCAAGCACCGCGGCCGCCTCGTCGCGACCCACGCCGACGCGACGCGCGCGCCGATCGACGACGAGGTCGCGGACGTCGTCGCGGTCTGCGAGACGCACGTGACCGACCAGGGCGAGGTCATGACCGAGGAGGATCGCAAGTTCTTCCGCTCGGCGCGTCGCATCCTCAAGCGCGGCGGCTTCCTCGCCTGGGGCAACTCGATCCCCGAGCAGGCGTGGGCGTCGTCGTTCGAGTTCCTCGCGTCGATCGGCATGGAGGTCGTCGCGGTCGACGACGTGACCGACGAGGCAGTCCTCGCGCGCGATCTCGACGATCCGCGGATCCAGGCATACGTCGCGCACGCGCTCGCGCGGTTCCCGGCGTTCCGCATCCCGGTGTATGGGCCACAGCGACGTGTCGAGGCGGAGCTCGCGATGCGCAACCTCTGCCGGGCGCCCGGGACGCGGCTCTACGACGATCTCGCGACGCGCCGCGATCCGTACCGCGTGATCCTCGCCCGTCGTACGTGA
- a CDS encoding DUF2760 domain-containing protein yields the protein MPTATNTDDQPAPGFFFRFFVLAWIAYFRTLFDADFAAGVARLREGRPALPPPPEPEKKVEPEKKKPEPEKPVLREATPDAALQLLALLQREGRFVDFLEEDVASFSDAQVGAAARVVHEGCRKALREHVPLEPVRSEDEGAKLTLDKGFDAKAIRLTGNVVGEPPFKGTLAHRGWRAKDVKLPKMAEGHDARVIAPAEVEL from the coding sequence ATGCCGACGGCGACGAACACCGACGATCAGCCCGCACCGGGCTTCTTCTTCCGCTTCTTCGTGCTCGCGTGGATCGCGTACTTCCGCACGTTGTTCGATGCGGATTTCGCGGCCGGCGTCGCGCGGCTGCGCGAGGGACGTCCCGCGCTCCCGCCCCCTCCCGAGCCCGAGAAGAAGGTCGAGCCCGAGAAGAAGAAGCCGGAGCCCGAGAAGCCGGTGCTGCGCGAGGCGACGCCCGACGCGGCGCTCCAGCTGCTCGCGCTGCTCCAGCGCGAAGGTCGCTTCGTGGACTTCCTCGAGGAGGACGTGGCCAGCTTCTCGGATGCGCAGGTCGGGGCGGCCGCGCGCGTGGTGCACGAGGGTTGTCGCAAGGCGCTGCGCGAGCACGTGCCGCTCGAGCCGGTGCGCAGCGAGGACGAGGGCGCGAAGTTGACGCTGGACAAGGGGTTCGACGCGAAGGCGATCCGTCTGACCGGCAACGTCGTGGGTGAGCCGCCCTTCAAGGGGACGCTCGCGCACCGCGGCTGGCGCGCGAAGGACGTGAAGCTGCCGAAGATGGCCGAGGGGCACGACGCGCGCGTGATCGCGCCGGCGGAGGTGGAGCTGTGA
- a CDS encoding MutS-related protein → MRLVLGRRSTSESLRRRRRALPAGADAGGPPSFYVQPVGAKPALSGPAVPDLLHAEPRAWGDLRGSSELVRFAFEGGDCEGVFDTLIEALPLAPSTFDPATFATQLYLDELVRSSLRVTIEGTHVDASAKVLRRVLETPPARAIDGATRQRVLAELVAKPAMRGDLERVYLAIRRLREALELSTGTEPNLVRRKVGVLVALRRCVEAMADGFEGAESVLSRLRDLGQRVRGREAWSRLVQLVDVEGNLATVDVRLRLGSDGTIRGFGVLAIRESETSILPGPFGRFVQRMISFLRGYRYGESEVVVRLLEEVFAPLADDVVAILACTGAIETYLAALGFRDLARGKGLEVCLPEIVEGAGERAIEGLFNPLLFLQDVTPIPCDVPVPRHDALVVITGPNSGGKTRLLQSLALTQLLGQVGLFVPAAHARIVRAPNLFLSLVTDGDAAQIEGRLGTELMRIRQLFEQLQPGSVAILDELCSGTNPNEGEDIFAMVVSLLPRLRPQVFVSTHFLGLAARLERERPVESLAFLQVELDPEEKPTYQFVPGVATTSLAHKVAARLGVTEAALGELVAAKLRG, encoded by the coding sequence GTGCGCCTCGTGCTCGGACGACGATCGACCTCGGAGAGCCTGCGCCGCAGGCGGCGTGCGCTGCCTGCGGGCGCCGACGCGGGTGGGCCTCCGAGCTTCTACGTGCAGCCCGTCGGCGCGAAGCCGGCGCTCAGCGGGCCGGCGGTCCCCGATCTCCTGCACGCGGAGCCGCGCGCGTGGGGCGATCTGCGCGGCTCGTCCGAGCTCGTTCGCTTCGCGTTCGAGGGCGGCGACTGCGAGGGCGTGTTCGACACGCTGATCGAGGCGCTTCCGCTCGCGCCGAGCACCTTCGATCCGGCGACGTTCGCGACGCAGCTCTACCTCGACGAGCTCGTGCGCAGCAGCCTGCGCGTCACGATCGAGGGCACGCACGTCGACGCGAGCGCGAAGGTGCTGCGCCGCGTGCTCGAGACCCCACCGGCACGCGCGATCGACGGCGCGACGCGGCAGCGCGTGCTCGCGGAGCTCGTCGCGAAGCCCGCGATGCGCGGCGATCTCGAGCGCGTGTACCTCGCGATCCGGAGGCTGCGCGAGGCGCTCGAGCTCTCGACCGGCACCGAGCCCAACCTGGTGCGGCGCAAGGTCGGCGTGCTGGTCGCGCTGCGTCGCTGCGTCGAGGCGATGGCCGACGGGTTCGAGGGCGCGGAGAGCGTGCTCTCGCGGCTGCGCGATCTCGGTCAGCGAGTGCGCGGTCGCGAGGCGTGGTCGCGGCTCGTGCAGCTGGTCGACGTCGAGGGCAACCTCGCGACGGTCGACGTGCGGCTGCGGCTCGGATCGGACGGAACGATTCGCGGCTTCGGCGTGCTCGCGATCCGCGAGAGCGAGACCTCGATCCTGCCCGGCCCGTTCGGGCGCTTCGTCCAGCGCATGATCTCGTTCCTCCGCGGCTATCGCTACGGCGAGAGCGAGGTCGTGGTGCGCCTGCTCGAGGAGGTGTTCGCGCCGCTCGCCGACGACGTCGTCGCGATCCTCGCGTGCACCGGCGCGATCGAGACGTACCTCGCGGCGCTCGGCTTCCGCGATCTCGCGCGCGGCAAGGGCCTCGAGGTGTGCCTGCCCGAGATCGTCGAGGGCGCGGGCGAGCGCGCGATCGAAGGGCTCTTCAACCCGCTCTTGTTCCTCCAGGACGTGACGCCGATCCCGTGCGACGTGCCGGTGCCGCGACACGACGCGCTCGTGGTGATCACCGGGCCGAATTCCGGAGGAAAGACGCGTCTCTTGCAGTCGCTCGCGCTGACGCAGCTGCTCGGTCAGGTCGGGCTCTTCGTGCCCGCGGCGCACGCGCGGATCGTTCGGGCTCCGAACTTGTTCCTCTCGCTCGTCACCGACGGAGACGCCGCGCAGATCGAGGGGCGCCTCGGCACCGAGCTGATGCGCATCCGCCAGCTCTTCGAGCAGCTCCAGCCGGGCAGCGTCGCGATCCTCGACGAGCTCTGCTCGGGCACGAACCCCAACGAGGGCGAGGACATCTTCGCGATGGTCGTCTCGCTGCTGCCGCGGCTGCGCCCGCAGGTGTTCGTGAGCACGCACTTCCTCGGGCTCGCCGCGCGGCTCGAGCGAGAGCGCCCGGTCGAGAGCCTCGCGTTCCTCCAGGTCGAGCTCGATCCCGAGGAGAAGCCGACGTACCAGTTCGTGCCCGGCGTCGCGACGACGTCGCTCGCGCACAAGGTCGCGGCGCGCCTCGGCGTCACCGAGGCTGCGCTGGGCGAGCTCGTCGCGGCGAAGCTGCGCGGCTAG